A region of Sulfurovum sp. DNA encodes the following proteins:
- the acpS gene encoding holo-ACP synthase — translation MKIGTDIVQIQRIEKLIQNHGVTFKQRFLSKDEITLAKQTETIAGFWAAKEAIAKALGCGIGSQLSFHDIVITKDHKGAPHFKLTKEIQKRYKIKETSLSISHDGGFAIAVAVIVQ, via the coding sequence ATGAAAATTGGAACAGACATTGTGCAGATACAGCGTATCGAAAAACTTATTCAAAATCATGGTGTTACCTTTAAACAACGTTTTCTCTCCAAAGATGAGATTACCCTTGCAAAACAGACAGAGACTATTGCTGGATTTTGGGCAGCAAAAGAAGCAATTGCAAAAGCACTTGGTTGTGGTATTGGCTCCCAACTCTCTTTTCATGATATTGTTATTACAAAAGATCATAAGGGAGCGCCTCACTTCAAACTTACCAAAGAGATACAAAAAAGATACAAAATCAAAGAGACTTCTCTCTCTATTAGTCACGATGGTGGATTTGCAATTGCTGTTGCTGTTATAGTGCAATAG